The DNA region GCCCTCAGGGCATCGGCGCGCTGTACCTGCGCCGCCGCCCGCGCGTGGCCATTGAGCCGCTGCTTCACGGCGGCGGGCAGGAACGCGGCGTGCGCTCCGGCACCGTGCCGCTGGCGCTTGCCGTCGGCCTGGGGGAAGCCGCCCGCATCGCGGGGCAGGAGATGGACGCGGAAAGAACGCGGCTTCAGGGCTTCTTCAACCATTTGCTTGCACGGCTGCAAAGCGGCAACGGCGCCATCACCCTCAATGGTGATCGCACGCATCGCTGGCCCGGCAATCTCAACATCAACATCGCCGGTGTGGATGGGGATAAGCTGATCGCCGCCATCCGTAACGTGGCGGTCAGCAGCGGCTCGGCCTGTGCGAGCGGCTCGCTGGAACCATCCTACGTATTGCAGGCCATCGGTGTGCAGCCTGAACTGGCGCGCGCCTCCATCCGCATCGGCATTGGCCGCTTTACCACGGCGGAAGAGGTTGATAACATCGCCGACTCTGTGTTAGAAGCCGTCGAAATCGCCTCTTAGAGAGAAAACCAATGCCCCAGATGACCTTCGTCAGCTATGACGGAAGCGACAAGAAAACCGTGGATGCCCCGCTGGGCCTTTCCGTGCTCGAAGTGGCGCACAAGCACGGCATTGATCTGGAAGGCGCCTGCGAAGGCTCGCTCGCCTGCTCCACCTGCCACGTGATTGTCGATCCAGCCTGGTACGGCAAGCTTGCCACCGCCGAGGATGCCGAGGAAGACATGCTGGACCTCGCCTTCGGGCTGGAATCCACTTCCCGCCTGGGCTGCCAGATCATCATGAGTGAGGAACTGGACGGCCTGACCGTGCGCCTGCCCGGCGGCACACGCAATAACATGTAAAACCTTATGGGTTTTAGATTTTCCTCCGTCTAGCCTCCCACATTCTTTGTTATTCCGTAAAAACGGAAATGCAGCACGGTTGGAACATGTCGGAACCTAAGCCCAAAACCCTCCACCTCATCATCACCGGCCGCGTCCAGGGCGTCGGCTACCGCGCATGGATGGCCGCTACCGCCCGCCAGCTCGGCATCACCGGCTGGGTGCGCAACCGGCGCGAAGGCACGGTGGAAGCCGTGATCAGCGGCG from bacterium includes:
- a CDS encoding 2Fe-2S iron-sulfur cluster binding domain-containing protein gives rise to the protein MPQMTFVSYDGSDKKTVDAPLGLSVLEVAHKHGIDLEGACEGSLACSTCHVIVDPAWYGKLATAEDAEEDMLDLAFGLESTSRLGCQIIMSEELDGLTVRLPGGTRNNM
- a CDS encoding acylphosphatase; the protein is MSEPKPKTLHLIITGRVQGVGYRAWMAATARQLGITGWVRNRREGTVEAVISGEEKQLDDLLAACQDGPPAARVEHIDVATSTAPAPDAFMTLPTE